The nucleotide window AATGTTCATTGTTTTGTTTCCAATCCCCCATATTACTACCATTTTCAGAaacatttgtttttttattgtcaTTTTTTGCATTCTCCATATGAGTAGAATTGACTAAATCATCATTAGAACCACGCTCCGAATCCACATCGTCACTTTcgtttgttttattttcttttttatcaaGCGAGGAAATAtcttgtgttttttttttcaacattgATACTTTGTTTTTTAAGTTGTTCTCTATATTTAAAGATTTTCCTTCGcgaattttattattattagaattattttcatctttataAGTTATGTaagattttttattaaaactattttttacattagtattattatattttttatttatatatggaGTTTCATACTGATCATCGGAAAAAGAGTCGTTTGAAATATCACTCGAGCTATTTCTACTAAAACTATGTTTTAATGTGTTAACTTCattgttaatattataagCATCATTATCTTCATAatcatcataaaaattacttTTATAAAGAGAACTAGAAGATGAATATGCATCTGAAACGGTTACAAAACTTTCACAAGATTTTTCAAGTGCGCAACTTAAATCAGTTATACCATTTGTGGAGTTTAGAGGATCTTTGTTAGATATAACATCTTCTTCcttatcatttaattttgtatttttattatttgaagtGTCTTCATAATTGCTCATACTATAGAAATTCATTGAATTATCCTCTACATccatttttgtttataatgatttctttatttgaaagaggaaaaaaaaaaaaacaaatctTTTTTAATAACTCATTTGAcccaattttataaataagagttgcaaaaaaaataaaaatatatataatcacaaaaagaaatttatatattacaaaatataaatataataatatgaaaaaaaaaggataaGAAATAACAAAACATGAACAAACTGTTTCGTAATATTATAATCGTCTTGTATCCACATTAACTCAACACTTTATTTAATAACATAATATTTGAAATCTACTAATTTTTTCTCCAAGTTTATGCAATGTTTTGATGTatgcaattatatatatccatgtGCGTAACATTTGTTCTTTTTGACATTTTATTTCCccaaagtataatatatgatCAAAACTTTATtcatatacaatttttataagaatatataaaaatatgtttcacaattttttaattcatttaaaaataatcattgtccttatatattataatgcgTATTGGGGATGGATATATCTCAGCTGATTTATAGCCAAAAACGCagaattaaaaaacattaaaaaaaatataaatacaaattaaaaaaatatataagtataattatattaatacatacttacttacaaataaataaacatgcgtagatttttaaaaaatgcgCAGAATTTTTCCcacgatttttttttttttaaattcttaTCGAGTCAAAGAGaaggaaaatattatttagaAATTTTCCTTTCGTATTTTGAACAAATTTAATTTCAGGTGCGTTAATATGGAAGtacttaatttattttattttaaatgatgaaaatatttttcatttttaaggaaaacataaaattataactttccttaaatacatttatttatgaaaataataaaactattCAGATATTCCTTAAATTCACAAATATTtgagattaaaaaaaaagagaaatttttcattatatcaGGTTCTTATTGcatgaaataaattttaatctATTTGTATTTCTATGCTTGTTGccataaaacaaaaattattcatatatgtTGTATGTCTCgctaaaatttttataatgacATGTATGAACCATTTTTGAAATTTTCTGTACTGAAAAAACCCGTCTTTTCccctttataattttttgatttataaccatgaaaaattttgaaaaaggcacttttttttttttataatatttctatTGATGTATTAAAGATAGTGCATAAACTTATTTTTGTTTGATATCACAAACTTTGATCTTATGCTTAGGCTAGTTACACAGTTTAAGCATATGAATGAAAACAAAGGCGTTCTAGTAAGATATATGTctaactatatatttattatttttttttcttgtatatttaacatttttataaggcaaaaattaaaaataaaatcaaatgCCCGTCCTTTAAAAGTCTTTAAATGTGATTAAgcggaaataaaaaaaacaaatagttgaaaaacaaataaatatatcaatgatatgaaaaaataaatgtgctaataataataaaattaaaaacaaattaacaTACATATGCATGCACATAATACATAATGTgcatgtaaatatataaatagcatTATTTATTGTTTGCAACATCCcaaaacattaaaaaaagtaataaaaaaaaattattaacaaggaatatttaatatggtataaaaaaatatctgCATGTATTATTTCATGTCCaccatttaagagaaaaatgTATAAGTGTTGCTAAAATTGGtgatattttttgaaaagtTGTGAAAATCACTGAAAAATTATCGAAAAACATGATATCATATTATCACGCATTTTTCATGTAAAAAAAGAGGGGACCTAATTCACAAAGCCACTCAGGATCCACTGTAGTGACATTTCGCATGTATTCTTTTGTGGTAAAAACAATTTCCTGATAGATGACATAGTCAGGTGTATAtccaatattatataaagaagaaTTTGGATGAACATGGCAAGCTACATTAGttgttaaatttatatattctgaAAATGATTTTAATTTAGCAGCATTATGAAAATATCCAGAACAAATAGTTTTTCTTACTAAGTCccatttattattacatgatatatttttaatacgtAAAGATTTAATAATATCACTTAATTGAGAATATACTTCTTTTGCTTTATTTAAGGATTTGTattgaataaaatttttattgcACCAAGTATAAGAATAATCATGAACCTTCCattgtaaataaatatttaataatgttaAATGATCACTTTCTGGTACTGcaaatttttctttttttgacTCAACAGTTTCAgtattttcttttgtttCTATAAAAATAGACGGTGAAGAAAGCATACTAactataattaatatttcttTAGTACATGCAAATTTTtcactatatataataatttttgataAAGGAGGGTCTAAAGGAAAAAGTATCATTTTTTGCCCCGTTTCGGTTAAATTTCCTTCATTATTTATAGCACCTAATACCCATAATTCATGTAAAGAATTTATAATACTTTCTTTACTTGGTGCATCAATAAAATcaaattcaaatatattttcaacgtttaatgattttaataataatactacATTTGATAGATTACTTCTTTGTATTTCTGGAATATTATTTGGATATAGATcacataaaaatgtattttctGTATATAGACGATAACATATTCCAGCTCCTGTTCTTCCTGCTCTTCCTGATCGCTGATTAGCATTTGCTTGAGAAATAGGAGTTATTTGTAAAACATCCATTCCAATTTTTTgattatatactttaagtTTACAATATCCTGTATCAATTACATATTTGATTCCATCTAATGTTAGAGATGTTTCAGCTATATTAGTTGaaactattatttttctgagatcatatttttgaaatattttacttTGTTGTTCACTAGATAATTGTGAATATATtgggaaaatataaaatggagATATATGGCTAGATATATCAATTTGATCACGTGTAACTTGatctttatttgttttaGACATTTCCAAATCTAATTTTCCATTGTTATTACTTGTATCTTTTTCGTCATTAACATTGTTatcctttttattattaattatattttttattttacttattgtttcttttttattactatttgaTTCTTTGTATGATTCATATACCTCATAAAATCGTTCACTTAATAGATAACATGTAGCATTAATATCATCTTGACCCgtcataaaaattaaaatatctccaaaatttttatcataactATTATCAGAAAAATGTATCTCAATTGCTTTTTGAACAGCACATTCAATATAATCATTACATGGAGTTCTTAAATATTCTAAATGTACTTTGAACGTTCTTCCTTGAATATTGTAAATTGGAGCATTTCCAAAAAATTCTGAAAATTTTTTAGAATCTATAGTTGCAGATGtaactattaattttaaatcgtttctttttaaacatatattttttaatataccTAACAAAACATCTGTATTGATAGATCTTTCATGTGCCTCATCCATAATAATAACActatatttatctaaatctTGATCATTTAAAGTTTCTCTTAATAATATACCATCTGTAACATATCttatttttgtttgtttACTTGTATTATCTTCAAATCGAATTGTATACCCAACTAAAGATCCTATTTCTACATTCATTTCATATGACACACGATAAGCAACTGAAACAGCTGCAACTCTTCTTGGTTGTGTACAACAAATAATTCCATTTTTATGATATCCTTCTTCATATAGATATTGAACAATTTGTGTTGTTTTTCCTGAACCTGTTTCTCcaacaattattataatattgttattatatactGCATCtaataattctttttttgatttataaaTAGGTAATGATTCTttcaattttaataaatcttctttatcttttaatgtattttttttattattttttatgtcaaAATTAACACTATacattttatcttttttataatCAAACACATCTTCTTTGTGTCTATTTTCTTCGTCTTCTGCATCGACTTTATCTAGTCTCAtgttcatattatattgatCTGTACTTGAATTAGTTTCtttgctatttttatttctatgaATTTTTAATAGTTCTCCTAATTTGCTTCTTTCGATTTCCCAATATCTATCTCGTCCTTTTGATTTCTcactttcatttttaaaatattttaaaaattcgcTACCTTTTTTTGCTGATTTTACAAAATCACATGTTTCATCTTTAACAACATTAAAGTAAGACGTGGAGTTATTTTTCTTATCAAATGGATAACTATTAAAATTATCTATTTCTTTTATGTTTGAATCATTTTTGTGCATATCTGTATTATTTTTCGTATTtgaatttttcattttatcaATAAAAAATGGTGTTACTTGCCTaattaaaacaatttttttaacttcGTTAGTATTATTAGCTTCATTGATTTGTTCTAGTTGCAACTTGTTATATGTTGAATTAACACCTCCTTGTTTTAATTTGCTTAATTCCcataaattattatctacatttttttgattGACTTTTTCCCTTTGACTatttaatatacttttagaattattttgcatttttttctctttataatatgtattttCTACATCAACGTTGTAAAACGAATCAATAAAATCATCTTCTTTAGTATACCAAATTTCATCTAAAATtctatcattattattagtatAGTATTCTTTTTCtactttttttcttatatccttatttttttttgtatatatagtttttttcatatttaatctattattatccTCATAATCATTTCTTATGTTGCTATTTTTCGAAGTATCACTATCATTGCTAGATccttttctatttttatgttttaaatcATAATCGGAATCACtttgattattatttttgttatattcaAATGAATTATTGCTAAAATCACTTTTATCCGAATTTTCTATTTCTTTCGtgtcatattttttactcACATTTTGaccattatttttattgttaatttttttaggaGTATCTTTTCTTTCATTGTTTATATTCTGGaagtttcttttttttataaatgtaattttttgtttGCTTTCAAATTCGATatctttaaatatattttttccactattatcattattaccctttttacttatatttttaatgttccTCTTTTTAAAAGTTAAGTTATCATTTTTAGGCTCTTTGATTTTCGTCTCAAcaattttttcttcttcgGACGAAGATTCGCCATAGAAATTATTGTTTGCAATCATTCAGAggataaagaaaaaagacaaaaacaAATATGGTGTCTGTAAAATGtatcaaatataaacaaacagaattttataatattattttcatatacaaaatgatttatttatttttttttgcttaatGTTTGCAAAGTTAATAATGAACaaggaaattaaaaataaacaaatgaATTTCTCGAGTTCACTTTTATAGACATAGGCATTTTATTCTTTGCAAtgtatacttttttttccaCTTATAAAAAGctttatttattgttattatttttttaacaaaagcGGAATCGTTTAAAGTggaatatatacaattataatattgagatttttataaatatcaaCGAAATTGttgtgaaaaaataaattggtAAATAGTTAAACATGATTAATGAAgcacataaaaatattattcaagctgtgtatatatacactTATATTTGACTTTTTTTtccgatttttttttttacctatattaatgattgccttcttttattttttcccttttaatagttatatataattttgtattattttaagtttcatattaaaaattttaatgtCTATAAGCTTTTAATATCTTCCTATATGGACAATAAgcagcatatatatatattaataaaatatggtgataaatattttgatgaAATGTAATAATTGAATAACCGAATATGGAAAATTAGGAGAAATGCTATTCGATATTAAATGGCAATATTAATCAAATctccaaaaataaaaatagtaatatttaTGATCACAcaatttgtattatttttatttatttataatctATTTCCATGGAAAATATAACCTCAAATTAATACGactataaataattagataagttaaaaatattttttaaatacaaaaatatgagtttttttttttatgttaaagatatcataatataaaatacatacaaaaaaatttCCGTGCAAACGAGTTTCCCCCTTCTTGGTTCGTTTCGTCAAAATGTGTTTTTTATGTTAAAAagaaatttcatttttattaaatggttgtatttatttaaaaattttaatataataataattatattttttatgtttttttttttttttttttttttttaacatagCATATATTCAATGCTATAGAATAGGCAATGCATATATgcaatttatatttatatatatttgcttggctatttgtattttaattatatttttacagtATACtgttatttttacaattattatatcattttttttcattttttcgaactttattattatttatatttatatgcaatatttttattatttaaatagaTGAATTCTTTATAAATATCATGATATAATATTGTCGCATAAGCGCTACTATATACATTTCTTTATATGtaaattatgtttttttttttttttttaatcatagTTTAAAAGTTATTTTTGTGGGAATATTTGATACATATaatttccaatttttttttcatattcattttactttttgtaaaaatatagaaaatctttataaaagaaaagcAATACTGCTTTCtctctatatttttttcctatGATTAAGATAGAATATGTAAATTATTCTTTTATTGTGAATATAAAATACCCTGCATATTTGCATGTTGCATAAATttggtatatatatatatatatatttgaatattaaagtttatttttttaaaggagacatttttttataaaaaatatatttatatatgatttaACATAATGATAGCAAACTAAATATGAGTGTATTTGTAGTCATATATATGGCTTagttaaattttattttgtttttttataaaaaaaaaatgttatgatatacttttttcatcttttattaatatatacatagacatattattattgaaaaaactgtttatttgataaataaggtgtttttttttttattttttttttttgttattgtTGTTTTGATGTAGAACTAAGACATGGAAGATGCATGTACAGGAGAGGaggaaaattattttataagtatAGACACAATTGTAAGTAAATATGAATCATTTTTAAACAATGGATTAGGATATGATGAATTAAATACACTTATAGAGAACTTTATTTATCAATATAATTCTCTTGATGAATGTGAAGTAAAATTaattgaaataataaaaaagtgtgataattataaatgtaaaatatttaaaaataaatacttatttataacaaacattataaaacaaatatgtcATACTGAGTTAATACCAATCatttataatgaaatattacaagagaaaaatgaagaaattgAATCTGTTTATTTGAGTAGAGATGATTTTAAATTGCTAGAAAGCAAAAAAGAGTCagatgataattttaaaaaaatatgtgaaagagtatataaaaaatatatattagtatttataaaaattctatattattCTTCAAATATTTCTTCtaatttacataataatttattaagtTCTTTgtcatatatttgtatattaatATCAAAATACCATTCTTTTAATACCCCAAATGAAAAATTTTCAGAGCTTATTTATAGAATATTTTGGaattatttttctaaaaattttgatatt belongs to Plasmodium yoelii strain 17X genome assembly, chromosome: 11 and includes:
- a CDS encoding pre-mRNA splicing factor ATP-dependent RNA helicase translates to MIANNNFYGESSSEEEKIVETKIKEPKNDNLTFKKRNIKNISKKGNNDNSGKNIFKDIEFESKQKITFIKKRNFQNINNERKDTPKKINNKNNGQNVSKKYDTKEIENSDKSDFSNNSFEYNKNNNQSDSDYDLKHKNRKGSSNDSDTSKNSNIRNDYEDNNRLNMKKTIYTKKNKDIRKKVEKEYYTNNNDRILDEIWYTKEDDFIDSFYNVDVENTYYKEKKMQNNSKSILNSQREKVNQKNVDNNLWELSKLKQGGVNSTYNKLQLEQINEANNTNEVKKIVLIRQVTPFFIDKMKNSNTKNNTDMHKNDSNIKEIDNFNSYPFDKKNNSTSYFNVVKDETCDFVKSAKKGSEFLKYFKNESEKSKGRDRYWEIERSKLGELLKIHRNKNSKETNSSTDQYNMNMRLDKVDAEDEENRHKEDVFDYKKDKMYSVNFDIKNNKKNTLKDKEDLLKLKESLPIYKSKKELLDAVYNNNIIIIVGETGSGKTTQIVQYLYEEGYHKNGIICCTQPRRVAAVSVAYRVSYEMNVEIGSLVGYTIRFEDNTSKQTKIRYVTDGILLRETLNDQDLDKYSVIIMDEAHERSINTDVLLGILKNICLKRNDLKLIVTSATIDSKKFSEFFGNAPIYNIQGRTFKVHLEYLRTPCNDYIECAVQKAIEIHFSDNSYDKNFGDILIFMTGQDDINATCYLLSERFYEVYESYKESNSNKKETISKIKNIINNKKDNNVNDEKDTSNNNGKLDLEMSKTNKDQVTRDQIDISSHISPFYIFPIYSQLSSEQQSKIFQKYDLRKIIVSTNIAETSLTLDGIKYVIDTGYCKLKVYNQKIGMDVLQITPISQANANQRSGRAGRTGAGICYRLYTENTFLCDLYPNNIPEIQRSNLSNVVLLLKSLNVENIFEFDFIDAPSKESIINSLHELWVLGAINNEGNLTETGQKMILFPLDPPLSKIIIYSEKFACTKEILIIVSMLSSPSIFIETKENTETVESKKEKFAVPESDHLTLLNIYLQWKVHDYSYTWCNKNFIQYKSLNKAKEVYSQLSDIIKSLRIKNISCNNKWDLVRKTICSGYFHNAAKLKSFSEYINLTTNVACHVHPNSSLYNIGYTPDYVIYQEIVFTTKEYMRNVTTVDPEWLCELGPLFFYMKNA